One window of Thalassovita mediterranea genomic DNA carries:
- a CDS encoding DUF2948 family protein — MATDKPLRLIAEDSEDLKIISAAVQDCVIKAENIRFERSQRRFALEINRFRWEDAAHKSKREPKTRVRSLLAFDGVLSVKTRGVSRADPDMVYSLLAVEFEPDQDPPGGIVRLHFAGDGEVELAVEVLDVTLLDSDYEWTTRHTPQHDRRRR; from the coding sequence ATGGCAACAGATAAACCGCTGCGGCTCATCGCTGAGGATAGCGAAGACCTGAAAATCATTTCAGCCGCTGTGCAGGACTGCGTCATCAAGGCGGAGAATATCAGGTTTGAGCGCAGCCAGCGTCGCTTTGCGCTCGAAATCAATCGTTTCCGCTGGGAAGATGCCGCCCATAAGAGCAAGCGCGAGCCGAAGACCCGCGTGCGTTCGCTGCTGGCGTTTGATGGCGTCCTGTCGGTGAAGACGCGGGGTGTTTCGCGCGCTGACCCCGACATGGTCTATTCTTTGCTCGCGGTTGAATTCGAACCAGATCAGGACCCACCCGGCGGCATTGTGCGCCTTCACTTTGCTGGCGACGGGGAAGTGGAGCTGGCTGTCGAAGTGCTGGATGTGACGCTGCTCGACAGTGACTATGAATGGACAACGCGGCACACGCCGCAGCATGACCGCAGGAGACGCTAG